A stretch of the Candidatus Methylomirabilota bacterium genome encodes the following:
- the nuoL gene encoding NADH-quinone oxidoreductase subunit L, producing MSRLVWLIPFFPLVGTLVNALFGRAIGHRAHWVAVPALGLSFLVSCAVFLRVLHGETYVGELFPWIAAGAFKAAITVQVDQLSAVMVLVVTGVGFLIHVYSAGYMHDDPGYARYFTYLNLFVFSMAMLVLAGNFLLLYVGWEAVGLCSYLLIGFWYEKPSASDAGKKAFIVNRVGDFGFGLAIMLIWTTFGTLDYGAVFANATDAVSHGTYLAIALLLFAGACGKSAQLPLHTWLPDAMEGPTPVSALIHAATMVTAGVYMVARCHKLFEMAPFSLEIVAWVGGLTALFAATIGLVQTDIKRVLAYSTISQLGYMFVGVGVGAYAAGVFHLVTHAFFKALLFLGAGSVIHGMNGEQDLRKMGGLAPRMLVTTVTVFVGAWGLAGLPPFAGFFSKDEILASTFHEGHIALWLILLLGALLTAFYTGRLFLLAFMGAPRMSREQAHHVHESPTIMALPLGVLALLTAVAGVLGVPSAHGTAFARFLSPVLPLKEAEHGGVTALALAALAVVVAAGGAFLAWLMYGRRPIDPATIGVARTPVHRLLLNKYYVDEIYDALIVQPLYRLSLWLARVFDPRVIDGLVNGVAQIIIGWARGLRQLQTGFVMNYALTMLVGAVAVIAFLLFAHPR from the coding sequence ATGTCACGACTCGTCTGGCTGATCCCGTTCTTTCCGCTCGTGGGCACGCTCGTCAATGCCCTCTTCGGCCGGGCGATCGGCCACCGCGCGCACTGGGTGGCGGTGCCCGCGCTGGGCCTTTCCTTCCTCGTGTCGTGCGCGGTCTTCCTCCGCGTGCTCCACGGCGAGACGTATGTGGGCGAGCTCTTCCCGTGGATCGCCGCGGGCGCCTTCAAGGCGGCCATCACCGTGCAGGTGGATCAGCTCTCGGCGGTGATGGTGCTCGTGGTCACCGGCGTCGGCTTCCTCATCCATGTCTACTCCGCCGGTTACATGCACGACGATCCGGGCTATGCCCGCTATTTCACCTATCTCAATCTCTTCGTCTTCTCCATGGCCATGCTCGTGCTCGCGGGCAACTTCCTCCTCCTCTACGTCGGGTGGGAGGCGGTGGGACTCTGCTCTTACCTCCTGATCGGCTTCTGGTACGAAAAGCCGTCGGCCTCGGACGCGGGCAAGAAGGCCTTCATCGTCAACCGCGTGGGCGACTTCGGCTTCGGCCTGGCCATCATGCTGATCTGGACGACCTTCGGCACCCTCGACTACGGCGCCGTCTTCGCCAATGCCACCGACGCGGTCAGCCACGGCACCTATCTCGCCATCGCGCTCCTGCTCTTCGCGGGGGCCTGCGGCAAGTCGGCGCAGCTGCCGCTCCACACCTGGCTGCCCGACGCCATGGAGGGCCCGACGCCCGTGTCGGCCCTGATCCATGCCGCGACCATGGTGACGGCGGGCGTCTACATGGTGGCGCGCTGTCACAAGCTCTTCGAGATGGCCCCGTTCTCGCTCGAGATCGTGGCCTGGGTGGGCGGGCTCACCGCGCTCTTCGCCGCCACCATCGGCCTCGTCCAGACCGACATCAAGCGCGTGCTCGCCTACTCGACCATCAGCCAGCTCGGCTACATGTTCGTGGGCGTGGGCGTGGGCGCCTATGCCGCCGGCGTCTTCCATCTCGTGACGCACGCCTTCTTCAAGGCCCTGCTCTTCCTGGGCGCGGGCAGCGTCATCCACGGGATGAATGGCGAGCAGGACTTGCGCAAGATGGGCGGGCTCGCGCCCCGCATGCTGGTGACCACGGTCACCGTCTTCGTGGGCGCGTGGGGGCTGGCCGGTCTCCCGCCATTCGCGGGCTTCTTCTCCAAGGATGAGATCCTGGCCTCGACCTTCCATGAAGGCCACATCGCGCTCTGGCTCATCCTGCTCCTCGGCGCGCTCCTGACGGCCTTCTACACGGGCCGACTTTTCCTGCTCGCCTTCATGGGCGCGCCCCGGATGTCCAGGGAGCAGGCGCACCACGTCCATGAGTCGCCCACCATCATGGCGCTGCCCCTCGGCGTGCTGGCCTTGCTGACGGCGGTGGCGGGCGTGCTGGGCGTGCCGTCGGCTCACGGGACGGCGTTCGCGCGTTTCCTCTCGCCCGTGCTGCCCCTCAAAGAGGCCGAGCATGGCGGCGTGACGGCGCTTGCCCTCGCGGCCCTGGCCGTGGTCGTGGCCGCGGGGGGCGCCTTCCTCGCCTGGCTCATGTACGGGCGCCGGCCCATCGACCCGGCGACGATCGGCGTGGCGCGGACCCCCGTGCACCGTCTGCTCCTGAACAAATACTATGTCGACGAGATCTACGACGCCCTCATCGTCCAGCCCCTCTATCGGCTCTCCCTCTGGCTCGCGCGCGTCTTCGACCCCCGGGTGATCGACGGCCTCGTCAACGGCGTGGCCCAGATCATCATCGGCTGGGCGCGCGGCCTGCGACAGCTCCAGACGGGCTTCGTCATGAACTACGCGCTGACCATGCTCGTGGGCGCCGTGGCCGTGATCGCGTTCCTGCTCTTCGCCCACCCCCGATGA
- a CDS encoding M23 family metallopeptidase — MVRSTFRFWFSIIVIPTFLVIAVLSYFAWRQSVPGVRAVLEPVPRWIGVKTPLAVDLFAVRGGVRSVEIRLKQGPARVVLVKQEFTGAPSNTQRVALQITGGTLGLREGGALLEVRARDGFWRPIRVDDKPVASVPVTLDFTPPSLEVVSATRYWAKGGGGLVVIRSRGASRVAVSVGALSFRAYPAGPADSNLHVAIVGLPWNYEVGTPIAATAQDEAGNTTTRNVAVEVKGRRFKTDVIDVKDDFLERKLPELLPERGGAIPRDQLLEAFLTVNRDRRKQAEETKRTLASRTQPRPLWDGVFLQPRNTKVFSNFAETRTYRYHGREVDTQIHFGYDLAAVRHGPVPAANAGVVVFAGPLSIYGNTVIVDHGLGLQTLYAHLSTIEVKEGDQVRQEQELGRTGDTGFAMGDHLHFEVLIQGVSVTPVEWWDARWIRDHIGRPLREASLLLIESIMPELAKEQAPPPPRRRRAAVPPREQPPKVESP, encoded by the coding sequence ATGGTCCGCTCCACCTTCCGGTTCTGGTTCAGCATCATCGTCATTCCGACCTTCCTCGTCATCGCCGTCCTCAGCTATTTCGCCTGGCGGCAGTCCGTTCCGGGGGTCCGCGCGGTGCTCGAGCCAGTCCCCCGCTGGATCGGCGTCAAGACGCCGCTCGCCGTGGATCTCTTCGCGGTGCGCGGCGGAGTCCGCTCCGTCGAGATCCGCCTGAAGCAGGGTCCCGCGCGTGTGGTCCTCGTCAAGCAGGAGTTCACGGGCGCGCCGTCGAATACCCAGCGCGTGGCCCTCCAGATCACGGGCGGCACCCTGGGCCTGCGCGAGGGGGGCGCCCTGCTCGAGGTGCGCGCCCGCGACGGCTTCTGGCGGCCCATCCGCGTGGACGACAAGCCCGTCGCCTCCGTACCCGTTACCCTGGATTTCACGCCGCCCTCGCTCGAAGTGGTCTCGGCGACGCGCTACTGGGCCAAGGGCGGCGGGGGGCTCGTGGTCATCCGCTCCCGAGGCGCCTCTCGCGTGGCGGTGAGCGTCGGCGCCCTGTCCTTCCGCGCGTATCCGGCGGGACCGGCGGACTCCAATCTCCACGTGGCCATCGTCGGCCTGCCCTGGAACTACGAGGTGGGGACGCCCATCGCCGCCACCGCCCAGGACGAGGCCGGGAACACGACCACGCGCAATGTCGCCGTCGAGGTCAAGGGCCGGCGCTTCAAGACGGACGTGATCGACGTGAAGGACGACTTCCTGGAGCGCAAGCTCCCCGAGCTCCTGCCCGAGCGCGGCGGGGCGATCCCGCGCGATCAGCTCCTCGAGGCCTTTCTCACCGTCAACCGGGACCGTCGCAAGCAGGCCGAGGAGACCAAGCGCACGCTGGCCTCCCGGACGCAGCCGCGGCCGCTCTGGGACGGCGTCTTCCTGCAGCCCCGCAATACCAAGGTCTTCTCCAACTTCGCGGAGACGCGCACCTACCGCTACCACGGGCGAGAGGTCGACACTCAGATCCACTTCGGCTATGACCTGGCCGCCGTGCGCCACGGGCCGGTGCCCGCGGCGAACGCGGGCGTGGTCGTCTTCGCGGGCCCGCTATCGATCTACGGCAATACGGTCATCGTGGATCACGGGCTGGGCCTGCAGACGCTCTACGCGCATCTCTCGACCATCGAGGTCAAGGAAGGCGATCAGGTGCGACAGGAGCAGGAGCTGGGGCGCACCGGCGATACGGGATTCGCCATGGGCGACCACCTGCACTTCGAGGTGCTCATCCAGGGGGTATCGGTGACGCCCGTCGAGTGGTGGGATGCCCGGTGGATCCGCGATCATATCGGCCGGCCGCTGCGTGAGGCGAGCCTGCTCCTCATCGAGTCGATCATGCCCGAGCTGGCGAAGGAGCAAGCCCCGCCCCCGCCCCGACGCCGTCGCGCGGCCGTGCCGCCGCGGGAGCAACCTCCGAAAGTCGAGAGCCCCTAG
- a CDS encoding caspase family protein, with protein MLALVLSPALAHAQAKPRAERPTYTLGEKWVRNDGLYELIRIEKDIYVFSTRPRWEIHLTKDLGIARAQRGDAVLDFSPPIELKWPLEVGKSGFQNSLWETPGTSGRSFPVSISWRVVAYEDVQVFAGTFKAFHIVLTFTNQGGRSFENHLWYSPEARQYIKADGPQGTLRFQLVGLDHPTTGPIQFALEGMPEKDRVGIDSITLGGKVTAGKGLASVVVTVNGAEVASKNERRAPKPEIALDVPIKLREGKNVVIVTAVDGEGTTRQEARGLFYLPPRGPAVPGAPPGPVPPIGAPPLPQPPPPPQVAAPAPAPRAVPLQVTLSSPADQARFDNETVALAGLASGGKNVRRVAVSLNGVEVARQEPGTTSAAVNLPLKLREGQNTVVITATDADGVTQQEVRTVYYEKAAPLTVSFRYPEDRSRVSEESSVVAALVTSSKGVAKVTVALNGTQVHQQSDKTPPRSVAVSAPVTFREGANAIVLTATEPDGTIKQELRTVIYDKPKPVASAPAPPPSPPVKPVSDRWAVVIGVGRYQSTDIPSLRYSVADAEALYQVLVGPGGFRKDHVLLLSDKSEKPPTLRNIKWALGTFLARSAKKDDTVVIFFAGHGAPEVDQRGVERDGLAKYLIPADADPDDLYSTALPMDEMQTIFSRVEAERMVVFLDACYSGAAGGRTFSAKRTRATNLDDQFLERLTRSKGRAIITASRTSEVSIELAELGHGIFTYYLVQGLKGAADLNKDGIVTVQELYEYLEQQVAQKSRSVGGNQHPVMKGEMEGALPLVKVTR; from the coding sequence GTGCTGGCCCTCGTGCTCTCGCCCGCGCTCGCCCACGCGCAGGCCAAGCCGCGGGCCGAGCGGCCGACGTATACGCTCGGCGAGAAGTGGGTGCGCAATGACGGCCTCTACGAGCTGATCCGTATCGAGAAGGACATCTACGTCTTCTCCACGAGGCCGCGCTGGGAGATCCACCTGACCAAGGACCTCGGGATCGCCCGCGCGCAGCGGGGCGACGCCGTCCTCGATTTCAGCCCGCCCATCGAGCTGAAGTGGCCGCTCGAGGTCGGCAAGTCCGGTTTTCAGAACAGCCTCTGGGAGACTCCGGGAACCTCGGGGCGCTCGTTCCCCGTCTCCATCAGCTGGAGGGTGGTGGCCTACGAAGACGTGCAGGTCTTCGCGGGAACCTTCAAGGCCTTCCACATCGTCCTCACCTTCACCAATCAGGGCGGCCGGAGCTTCGAGAACCATCTCTGGTACTCACCCGAGGCACGCCAGTACATCAAGGCGGACGGGCCCCAAGGCACTCTCCGATTCCAGCTCGTCGGTCTCGATCATCCCACCACCGGTCCGATACAGTTCGCCCTCGAGGGCATGCCCGAGAAGGACCGCGTCGGTATCGATAGCATCACGCTGGGCGGAAAGGTCACCGCGGGCAAAGGCCTGGCCTCGGTGGTGGTCACCGTGAACGGCGCCGAGGTGGCGAGCAAGAACGAGCGGCGCGCGCCCAAGCCGGAGATAGCCCTGGATGTGCCGATCAAGCTCCGTGAGGGCAAGAACGTCGTCATCGTGACCGCCGTGGATGGCGAGGGCACCACCCGGCAAGAGGCCCGCGGCCTCTTCTATCTGCCGCCTCGAGGGCCGGCCGTGCCGGGCGCGCCGCCCGGCCCCGTTCCGCCGATCGGCGCCCCGCCACTTCCCCAGCCCCCGCCGCCGCCTCAAGTCGCCGCGCCCGCGCCCGCTCCGAGGGCCGTCCCGCTCCAGGTGACGCTTTCCTCGCCGGCTGATCAGGCGCGCTTCGACAACGAGACGGTGGCGCTCGCCGGGCTCGCGTCGGGCGGCAAGAACGTCCGCCGCGTGGCCGTCTCCCTCAATGGGGTCGAGGTCGCGCGCCAGGAGCCCGGCACGACCTCGGCGGCCGTGAACCTGCCCCTCAAGCTCCGCGAGGGCCAGAACACCGTGGTCATCACCGCCACGGACGCCGACGGCGTCACCCAGCAAGAGGTGCGGACCGTCTATTACGAGAAAGCCGCGCCGCTGACCGTGTCGTTCCGGTACCCCGAGGATCGCTCCCGCGTGAGCGAGGAGTCGAGCGTGGTGGCGGCATTGGTGACGTCGAGCAAGGGCGTGGCCAAGGTCACGGTGGCCCTCAACGGCACCCAGGTGCACCAGCAGAGCGACAAGACGCCGCCGCGCTCCGTCGCGGTCAGCGCGCCCGTCACCTTCCGCGAGGGCGCCAATGCCATCGTGCTGACGGCCACGGAGCCCGACGGCACCATCAAGCAGGAGCTTCGCACGGTCATCTATGACAAGCCGAAGCCGGTGGCGTCCGCGCCTGCCCCCCCGCCATCGCCGCCCGTCAAGCCCGTAAGCGACCGATGGGCCGTCGTCATCGGGGTGGGGCGCTACCAGAGCACGGACATCCCCTCGCTCCGCTACAGCGTGGCAGACGCCGAGGCGCTCTATCAGGTCCTGGTCGGACCCGGGGGCTTCCGGAAGGATCACGTGCTCCTGCTGAGCGACAAGAGCGAGAAGCCGCCGACTCTTCGCAACATCAAGTGGGCCCTCGGCACCTTCCTCGCGCGCTCGGCCAAGAAGGACGACACGGTGGTGATCTTCTTCGCGGGCCACGGGGCTCCCGAGGTGGACCAGCGAGGCGTCGAGCGCGACGGGCTCGCCAAGTATCTGATCCCGGCCGACGCCGACCCGGACGATCTGTACTCGACGGCGCTGCCCATGGACGAGATGCAGACCATCTTCAGCCGGGTCGAGGCCGAGCGCATGGTGGTCTTCCTCGACGCCTGCTATAGCGGCGCGGCGGGCGGGCGGACCTTCAGCGCGAAGCGCACGCGCGCCACCAACCTGGACGACCAGTTCCTCGAGCGGCTGACCCGCTCGAAGGGACGCGCCATCATCACGGCCTCGCGTACCTCCGAAGTGTCGATCGAGCTGGCCGAGCTCGGGCACGGCATCTTCACCTACTACCTCGTGCAGGGGCTCAAAGGCGCGGCCGACCTCAACAAGGACGGCATCGTCACCGTCCAGGAGCTCTACGAGTACCTCGAGCAGCAGGTGGCACAGAAATCGCGCTCGGTCGGGGGCAACCAGCATCCCGTCATGAAGGGCGAGATGGAAGGCGCGCTTCCGTTGGTGAAGGTGACCCGCTAG
- a CDS encoding adenylate/guanylate cyclase domain-containing protein, giving the protein MSVLGWWRARRARLRQLWVVGAIAACAVTAGSAMGYFESLQVRALDLLMYLQSPRQPGTIVIVAVDDGAFDALGRRQPIPRDYLARVLRGIQRAGGVTVGFDISFRTAGPAPEDAALAQAMAEFAERGARRLVVASAALPDRGPLADPALAKLVVLSAPEVPVDGDAIVRRVVVRVGRDVAFGAAVSQSQTSEPGTVLPINFIGPPGSFLTIPSDAVAAIGDAGADIAGDNPLRGRIVLVGGTFQDGRDFHMTPFGRMSGVEIQANIAQMLLTQSFVRPAGWIAALGVQLGAVLLAGLVMTALRPLWGTVVCLAAAAILGIPASLAALKRGYLVDFLLPVLAVALLGLGADVLARRRLREALGRYVSPEVAARVERRPEELAGERREVSILFSDLRGFTTLSERMAPEQMAARLTEYFDAMTAAIFVHRGMVNDFIGDAIMAVFGAPLDDPDHARHAVQSALAMQRALAGLNRRWESEGLPPLRMGLGVHTGEVFAGNVGREGKVKYAVVGDTVNLASRVEGLNKELGTIMLVTESAYRNAALDVGMTDRGLVQVKGRQEPVRIYEVAPPEPDERER; this is encoded by the coding sequence ATGAGTGTTTTGGGATGGTGGCGCGCGAGGCGGGCCCGCCTCCGCCAGCTCTGGGTGGTGGGCGCGATCGCCGCCTGCGCGGTGACGGCGGGCTCGGCCATGGGCTATTTCGAGTCGCTCCAGGTCCGAGCGCTCGACCTCTTGATGTATCTGCAGAGCCCGCGCCAGCCCGGGACCATCGTCATCGTGGCCGTCGACGATGGCGCCTTCGATGCTCTCGGTCGGCGCCAGCCCATTCCGCGCGATTACCTGGCGCGGGTGCTGCGGGGGATCCAGCGCGCGGGGGGCGTCACCGTGGGCTTCGACATCTCGTTTCGCACCGCCGGACCCGCGCCGGAGGACGCCGCCCTCGCCCAGGCCATGGCGGAGTTCGCGGAGCGCGGAGCGCGCCGGCTCGTGGTGGCGAGCGCGGCCCTGCCCGATCGCGGTCCGCTCGCCGATCCCGCGCTCGCCAAGCTGGTCGTGCTGAGCGCCCCGGAGGTCCCGGTGGACGGGGACGCCATCGTCCGGCGCGTGGTGGTGAGAGTCGGCCGCGATGTCGCCTTCGGGGCCGCGGTCAGCCAGTCCCAGACCTCGGAGCCGGGGACGGTTCTCCCCATCAACTTCATCGGTCCCCCCGGAAGCTTCCTGACCATTCCGTCCGACGCGGTGGCCGCCATCGGCGACGCGGGGGCCGACATCGCCGGCGACAATCCCCTGCGCGGACGCATCGTGCTCGTGGGGGGTACCTTCCAGGACGGCCGCGATTTCCACATGACGCCCTTTGGCCGGATGTCGGGCGTGGAGATCCAGGCGAATATCGCCCAGATGCTGCTGACCCAGAGCTTCGTCCGGCCGGCGGGATGGATCGCGGCGCTCGGAGTCCAGCTCGGGGCGGTGCTCCTCGCCGGTCTCGTCATGACCGCGCTGCGGCCGCTCTGGGGCACCGTGGTCTGTCTCGCGGCCGCGGCCATCCTGGGCATTCCCGCGAGCCTGGCCGCTCTCAAACGCGGCTACCTCGTGGATTTTCTTCTCCCCGTCCTCGCCGTGGCCCTTCTCGGGCTGGGCGCCGACGTCCTGGCGAGGCGGCGGCTCCGCGAGGCTCTCGGCCGCTATGTCAGTCCCGAGGTGGCCGCGCGCGTGGAGCGCCGCCCCGAGGAGCTGGCCGGCGAGCGACGCGAGGTCTCCATTCTCTTTTCGGACCTGCGCGGCTTCACCACGCTCTCCGAGCGCATGGCGCCCGAACAGATGGCCGCGCGGCTGACCGAGTACTTCGACGCCATGACGGCGGCCATCTTCGTCCATCGGGGCATGGTGAACGATTTCATCGGGGACGCGATCATGGCCGTGTTCGGCGCTCCCCTCGACGATCCGGATCACGCGCGCCACGCGGTGCAGAGCGCGCTGGCCATGCAGCGGGCGCTCGCCGGCCTCAACCGGCGCTGGGAGTCCGAGGGGCTGCCGCCGCTGCGTATGGGGCTGGGCGTGCACACCGGCGAGGTGTTCGCGGGAAACGTCGGCCGGGAGGGCAAGGTCAAGTACGCTGTGGTGGGAGACACGGTCAATCTGGCTTCCCGCGTCGAGGGCTTGAACAAGGAGCTCGGCACCATCATGCTGGTGACCGAGTCGGCCTATCGAAATGCGGCCCTGGACGTGGGGATGACCGACCGCGGACTGGTGCAGGTCAAGGGACGGCAGGAGCCCGTGCGGATCTACGAGGTCGCGCCGCCGGAGCCCGACGAAAGAGAGCGCTGA
- a CDS encoding TRAP transporter large permease yields MSEALFGTLLIALLFLLFALGLEISISLGLAGVVGLLYLKGWKVGMGVVGSIAWTNATSFSFIAVPLFIFMSGILLHSGIGKGLFTAVARWVGFLPGGLAVASIFSCAIFAAVSGSSVATAATIGMIAIPEMERRGYGRPLIIGSIAAGGTLGILIPPSVPMIIYGVMTETSVGHLYMAGIIPGIVLAVMFAIYVVVYALIWPEKAPRVAEDRGSFRDKLRSFGEVAPVAILIFVVLGSMYLGIVTPTEAAALGSVVSMLLAFCYGNLSWRALNQTFQATVRTTSMVMLIILFAAIFSHVIALLGAPKALLNAVLTLGLPKWALFAAIFSVLLVIAYALEELSVMIILLPILFPLITGLGFDPVWFGIIMVVWLEIGFITPPVGLNLFVIQNLMPGSGAREITIGTTPYVILMVVLVIILFFVPELALWLPAQMMPGRR; encoded by the coding sequence GTGAGCGAAGCCCTCTTCGGCACCCTCCTCATCGCGCTCCTGTTCCTCCTCTTCGCCCTCGGACTCGAGATCTCGATCTCGCTCGGGCTGGCCGGCGTGGTCGGCCTCCTCTACCTGAAGGGCTGGAAGGTGGGCATGGGGGTGGTCGGATCCATCGCCTGGACCAACGCCACGAGCTTTTCCTTCATCGCCGTCCCCCTCTTCATCTTCATGAGCGGCATCCTGCTCCATTCGGGCATCGGCAAGGGGCTCTTCACCGCCGTCGCGCGCTGGGTGGGCTTTCTTCCGGGCGGCCTCGCGGTGGCGAGCATCTTCTCCTGCGCCATCTTCGCCGCGGTGTCCGGCTCCAGCGTGGCCACCGCGGCCACCATCGGGATGATCGCCATTCCCGAGATGGAGCGTCGCGGCTATGGGCGGCCGCTCATCATCGGCTCCATCGCGGCGGGCGGCACCCTGGGCATCCTCATCCCGCCCTCCGTGCCCATGATCATCTACGGCGTGATGACGGAGACCTCGGTCGGCCATCTCTACATGGCCGGGATCATTCCCGGCATCGTGCTCGCCGTCATGTTCGCGATCTACGTGGTCGTCTACGCGCTCATCTGGCCCGAGAAGGCCCCGCGCGTGGCCGAGGACCGCGGGTCGTTCCGGGACAAACTCCGCTCCTTCGGCGAGGTGGCGCCCGTGGCCATCTTGATCTTCGTCGTCCTCGGCTCCATGTACCTCGGCATCGTCACCCCGACGGAGGCGGCGGCCCTCGGATCCGTGGTGAGCATGCTCCTGGCCTTCTGTTACGGCAATCTCTCCTGGCGGGCCCTGAACCAGACCTTTCAGGCGACGGTGCGCACCACGTCCATGGTCATGCTCATCATCCTCTTTGCCGCTATCTTCTCGCACGTGATCGCGCTCCTGGGCGCCCCCAAGGCGCTCCTGAACGCCGTGCTGACCCTGGGGCTTCCCAAGTGGGCTCTCTTCGCGGCGATCTTCTCGGTGCTGCTCGTCATCGCCTATGCGCTCGAGGAGCTGTCGGTGATGATCATCCTGCTCCCCATCCTCTTTCCCCTCATCACGGGCCTGGGCTTCGATCCGGTGTGGTTCGGCATCATCATGGTCGTCTGGCTCGAGATCGGCTTCATCACGCCCCCCGTCGGGCTCAATCTCTTCGTCATCCAGAACCTCATGCCCGGCTCAGGCGCGCGCGAGATCACCATCGGCACCACGCCGTACGTGATCCTCATGGTCGTGCTCGTCATCATCCTCTTCTTCGTGCCGGAGCTGGCGCTGTGGCTGCCCGCTCAGATGATGCCCGGTCGGCGCTAG
- a CDS encoding TRAP transporter small permease: MIAKTSRAAGLLAGVAVLVLAVLISFDVLMRYFLDRPQLFVDEIGPFLLLLVVFGGAAQTFRVGGHVRVDLITTHLPPAVRAWLRVFNLVIGIVFLLAVIWVTTQSAFTAFHYGRVSAVMLYPLWLPMFLIPAGLALTAGAMMIALRRQLRAALGPHAGRDEVPPSPEAR; this comes from the coding sequence GTGATCGCGAAGACGTCGAGGGCGGCCGGTCTGCTCGCCGGAGTGGCCGTGCTCGTCCTCGCCGTACTCATCTCCTTCGACGTCCTCATGCGGTACTTCCTCGACCGGCCCCAGCTCTTCGTCGACGAGATCGGGCCCTTCCTCCTCCTCCTCGTGGTCTTCGGCGGAGCCGCCCAGACGTTTCGCGTGGGCGGCCATGTCCGCGTCGATCTCATCACGACCCACCTGCCCCCCGCGGTACGCGCGTGGCTGCGCGTCTTCAACCTGGTCATCGGCATCGTCTTTCTGCTCGCCGTCATCTGGGTCACCACCCAGTCCGCCTTCACCGCCTTCCACTACGGTCGCGTCTCCGCCGTCATGCTCTACCCGCTCTGGCTGCCCATGTTTCTGATTCCCGCGGGCCTGGCCCTCACGGCGGGCGCCATGATGATCGCGCTGCGTCGTCAGCTCCGCGCGGCCCTCGGGCCCCACGCCGGCCGCGACGAGGTGCCTCCCTCGCCGGAGGCGCGGTGA
- a CDS encoding IclR family transcriptional regulator: MRIAAITREPTPGPPRPRSRDAGPRALGRALEVLEALARRRDGATLSGLSQRLGSPKSSLLYLLRPMARLGYLVRSSDGRYQLGPAAFTLAMAALSNRELPQLARPFLEDLAEQSGETALLATMASDEPVAVYIDKVDGRDPIRYTPPLGLRRPLYCSAIGKLLLAHLPPTRRHEYLRTTKLRAFTPQTPVTRTALRRAIEEIRAAGLSISVDEIAEGAAGIAAPVFDRHGELLAGLVVGGPSKRLAADQERLGALVMERARELSRVMGFGAEPAS; the protein is encoded by the coding sequence ATGCGAATAGCCGCCATCACGAGGGAACCGACCCCAGGGCCGCCGCGTCCGCGCAGCCGGGACGCGGGGCCCCGCGCCCTCGGCCGGGCCCTCGAGGTGCTGGAAGCCCTGGCGAGGCGCCGGGATGGCGCGACGCTCTCGGGGCTCTCCCAGCGGCTGGGCTCACCGAAGAGCAGCCTGCTCTACCTGCTTCGCCCCATGGCCCGGCTGGGTTACCTCGTGAGAAGCTCCGATGGGCGCTATCAGCTGGGCCCCGCCGCCTTCACGCTGGCCATGGCGGCCCTGTCCAACCGCGAGCTCCCGCAGCTGGCGCGTCCCTTCCTGGAAGACCTCGCCGAGCAGAGCGGGGAGACGGCGCTCCTCGCCACCATGGCCAGCGATGAGCCCGTGGCCGTCTACATCGACAAGGTGGATGGCCGGGATCCCATCCGCTACACGCCGCCTCTCGGCCTTCGCCGTCCGCTCTATTGCTCGGCCATCGGCAAGCTCTTGCTCGCCCACCTCCCGCCCACCCGCCGTCACGAGTACCTGCGCACGACCAAGCTCCGGGCCTTCACGCCCCAGACACCCGTCACGCGCACCGCTCTGCGGCGCGCCATCGAGGAGATTCGCGCCGCGGGACTCTCGATCTCCGTGGATGAGATCGCCGAGGGCGCCGCCGGCATCGCCGCTCCCGTCTTCGACCGGCACGGCGAGCTTCTCGCCGGGCTCGTGGTGGGCGGCCCGAGCAAGCGCCTGGCCGCTGACCAGGAGCGTCTGGGCGCCCTGGTGATGGAGCGCGCGCGCGAGCTGTCGCGCGTCATGGGCTTTGGAGCAGAGCCGGCCTCGTGA